In the genome of Spirochaetia bacterium, one region contains:
- a CDS encoding FtsX-like permease family protein, protein MVARLAWRYAFSRKNRHRSTSIRIAVGLALSTFALNVVIAFMVGLQTQRFASIRTYLSYDAIVSNITGSADDVKKLLLTDGGIDHAYVFEELPAVLGKGTVAKAGKVRAFNTEDFSTLPYMIIAGNPEKGICLSSSLMRDLGLQLGDSVEAILLAKGHTATLVPVKCNCTVSAVYYTPLADFNGSYFLLSSTLLEQLAGKQTQQIAIRGTTDGIQELLGKQGTVEDWKQQNLSLYAAMKLEEWMMYLMLSIMSLIILINLHSSNRNLLDDKLGEMLMLRAMGCTKGNVMRIFVLQSFFVSLVGVVCGSVTSFFVLHWSDKLLFFADRLTGGTVPLLSLPLEIHFSLSMLFAVALPILGLATLGAVRPTVKELKKAPMEILADE, encoded by the coding sequence ATGGTTGCAAGACTGGCTTGGCGCTATGCATTTTCACGAAAAAACCGTCACCGTTCGACAAGTATACGGATTGCTGTCGGACTTGCATTGAGTACCTTTGCCCTCAATGTCGTAATTGCCTTCATGGTCGGCCTGCAGACCCAACGTTTTGCTTCCATCCGTACCTATCTCAGCTATGATGCGATCGTGAGCAATATCACAGGAAGTGCCGATGATGTGAAAAAACTTCTGCTCACGGACGGAGGCATCGACCATGCCTATGTCTTTGAAGAGCTTCCCGCGGTCCTTGGCAAAGGTACTGTGGCGAAGGCCGGTAAGGTGAGGGCTTTCAATACTGAAGATTTTTCAACCTTGCCATATATGATCATTGCGGGGAATCCTGAAAAAGGAATTTGTCTCAGTTCTTCCCTTATGCGGGATCTTGGCTTACAGTTAGGTGACAGCGTAGAAGCAATCTTGCTTGCAAAGGGTCATACGGCCACATTGGTGCCAGTCAAGTGCAACTGTACGGTAAGTGCCGTCTATTATACCCCTCTTGCGGATTTCAACGGAAGTTACTTCCTGCTGAGCAGTACGTTGCTGGAACAGCTTGCAGGCAAGCAGACCCAGCAGATTGCCATACGGGGAACAACCGATGGTATACAGGAACTTTTGGGAAAACAAGGAACTGTCGAAGATTGGAAACAGCAGAACCTCAGTCTCTATGCTGCAATGAAACTGGAAGAATGGATGATGTATCTGATGCTTTCGATCATGAGCCTGATCATCCTGATCAATCTCCATTCAAGCAACAGGAACCTTCTTGATGACAAGTTAGGCGAAATGTTGATGCTCCGGGCCATGGGATGCACGAAGGGAAATGTGATGCGCATATTCGTACTCCAGTCTTTTTTTGTTTCGCTTGTCGGTGTAGTATGCGGAAGTGTAACATCATTTTTTGTATTGCATTGGTCTGACAAGCTGCTTTTCTTTGCTGACAGGCTTACAGGCGGTACCGTCCCCTTGCTTTCCTTGCCGTTGGAAATTCATTTTTCCCTTTCCATGCTTTTTGCGGTGGCTTTGCCGATTCTGGGATTGGCTACGTTGGGTGCCGTCAGACCGACCGTAAAGGAGCTGAAGAAAGCTCCGATGGAGATACTTGCCGATGAATGA
- a CDS encoding ABC transporter ATP-binding protein yields the protein MNDCILETRHLTKSYPIPGNSEALVVLNDIGLQIERSKSTSIIGKSGCGKSTLLQVCASLQCPTGGKVLLDGVDLFALSDRRLCELRNRRMGFIFQNSLLLDDFSAKENVMLPLLIAGWSNRKASERAESLLELVHLSDRMLHRGDELSGGERQRVAIARALCLDAPMIFADEPTGSLDEENGHEVEELLLGLVNRQQATLLLVTHDKDFALRCDTTLELTYHTLRPYEGEEENHE from the coding sequence ATGAATGACTGCATTTTGGAAACCAGACATTTGACAAAATCATATCCTATTCCAGGAAACAGCGAAGCTCTTGTAGTGCTCAATGATATCGGACTGCAGATAGAACGGAGCAAATCGACTTCCATCATTGGAAAGAGCGGGTGCGGAAAAAGTACGTTGCTTCAGGTCTGTGCTTCCTTGCAATGTCCTACGGGTGGCAAGGTGTTGCTTGATGGGGTAGACCTTTTTGCCCTCTCTGACCGCCGTCTTTGCGAGCTGAGGAACAGACGTATGGGATTCATATTCCAGAACAGCTTGCTGCTGGACGATTTTTCTGCCAAGGAGAATGTCATGCTTCCGCTGCTCATCGCAGGTTGGTCAAACCGTAAGGCTTCCGAACGTGCAGAGTCCCTCCTTGAATTGGTCCATCTTTCTGACCGAATGCTTCACAGGGGTGATGAGTTGTCTGGCGGGGAACGCCAGAGAGTGGCCATTGCCCGCGCACTCTGCCTTGATGCTCCCATGATCTTTGCAGACGAACCGACCGGTTCCCTTGATGAGGAAAACGGACATGAAGTAGAAGAACTGTTGCTGGGTCTGGTCAACCGACAGCAAGCTACGCTTCTGTTGGTTACCCATGACAAGGATTTTGCCCTTCGCTGTGATACGACTCTTGAATTGACTTACCATACCCTCAGACCTTATGAAGGGGAAGAGGAAAACCATGAGTGA
- a CDS encoding FtsX-like permease family protein: MSDLFLLLQGKILAGNRRKRRHTVRSMLLIVLIVALLFLCQVFVTSMVDGIESTYVSLGGGNATTGAEVEVPDLPFVRSCDKVTTGTVLAYGKKGTNVCMMKGVDESTYFTKSRMQAISYHKETLSTSLPTVTISRSLGEKLGAGIGDSIALVAVGGEQMDKIRPWLCKVDGLYDSGYKELDMALVFSDRNFVEKIFPSENNASQEILFTEGYPTDKGVAQLQASGISCTPWYTQVPSLYQNLLTSEQTLLAVFIAIAILCGFFVSSLALELVQKDYRTIAVEKLLGLRNGKIRSVYFAVVSWVTVLAMATGVLLGFCLSRLMPYFLSYLASLHLTFLDWYLLKFEIQYPWKSLGIIFCILFAISVISVWFSLGRIRKVDPIELVERS; the protein is encoded by the coding sequence ATGAGTGATCTTTTTCTCCTTCTGCAGGGGAAGATCTTGGCCGGTAACAGAAGGAAAAGACGACATACAGTCCGTTCCATGCTGCTGATTGTACTCATCGTTGCATTGCTTTTTCTGTGCCAGGTCTTTGTTACTTCAATGGTCGATGGCATTGAGAGTACCTATGTATCCCTGGGAGGTGGCAATGCAACTACAGGTGCTGAGGTAGAAGTGCCTGATCTGCCGTTTGTCAGAAGCTGTGACAAAGTAACGACAGGAACAGTCCTTGCCTATGGGAAAAAGGGAACGAATGTCTGTATGATGAAAGGGGTGGATGAGTCTACTTACTTTACCAAAAGTCGTATGCAGGCTATTTCATATCATAAGGAGACTTTAAGTACTTCTCTGCCGACAGTGACGATTTCTCGATCTCTGGGGGAAAAACTTGGAGCCGGGATAGGAGATAGCATTGCCTTGGTGGCCGTCGGCGGTGAGCAGATGGACAAGATCCGCCCTTGGCTGTGCAAAGTTGACGGCTTGTATGATTCAGGATACAAGGAGCTTGATATGGCACTTGTGTTCTCAGATAGAAATTTCGTAGAAAAGATTTTTCCCTCCGAGAACAATGCCAGCCAAGAAATCCTGTTCACGGAAGGCTATCCTACTGACAAGGGCGTAGCACAGCTGCAGGCTTCCGGGATCTCCTGCACACCTTGGTATACCCAGGTACCTTCTCTTTACCAGAATCTACTTACCAGTGAACAGACCTTGCTTGCTGTATTCATTGCGATTGCAATCCTCTGTGGTTTCTTTGTTTCCTCCCTTGCCCTTGAATTGGTCCAGAAAGATTACAGGACCATTGCCGTAGAAAAGTTGCTGGGCCTCCGGAACGGAAAGATCAGAAGTGTTTATTTTGCCGTAGTTTCCTGGGTGACTGTATTGGCAATGGCTACCGGTGTCCTCCTAGGTTTTTGCCTGAGCCGGCTCATGCCATATTTTCTTTCCTATCTTGCTTCACTTCACCTTACATTCCTTGACTGGTATTTGCTCAAGTTCGAAATACAGTATCCATGGAAATCCCTAGGCATTATCTTCTGCATACTGTTTGCCATATCTGTCATTTCCGTTTGGTTCAGTCTCGGCAGGATACGTAAGGTTGACCCGATTGAGTTGGTAGAAAGATCATAA
- a CDS encoding ribonuclease Z, whose product MNFEVFVLGTGGMMPLPGRFLTSAMLRREGELFLFDCGEGTQVSLKMLNLKWKKINRIFISHMHADHVTGLPGILMLSSQVDREEPLYIYGPVKLGEYIDSSRKILDMYINYEIIFSEVKDGIILDEPEYYVEAVKLDHTKLCFGYVFHEKNRPGIFHPETATGLGIPKGPLWGQLQRGNEVVLPDGRRIEPSQVMGNERKGRTFSYITDTAYMPEIAPRVKGSDLLLCEGMFEEGLEDTAKEKKHMTVTQAATIAKDAAVKKFGLLHYSPRYSDWELKDLKLQARKIFPETILTRDRMIFEIPNED is encoded by the coding sequence ATGAATTTTGAAGTATTTGTACTAGGTACCGGAGGAATGATGCCTCTTCCCGGTCGTTTTCTTACCAGTGCCATGCTCAGGAGAGAAGGTGAACTGTTTCTCTTTGATTGTGGTGAAGGCACCCAGGTTTCCCTGAAAATGCTCAATCTGAAGTGGAAGAAGATCAACAGGATTTTCATTTCACACATGCATGCCGATCATGTGACGGGTCTTCCTGGGATATTGATGCTTTCTTCTCAAGTCGACAGGGAAGAACCACTGTATATCTATGGACCGGTAAAGCTAGGTGAATATATTGATTCTTCCCGTAAAATTCTCGATATGTATATAAATTATGAGATTATTTTCTCCGAAGTCAAAGATGGCATTATCCTCGACGAACCGGAATACTATGTCGAGGCAGTCAAGCTTGATCATACGAAGCTGTGTTTCGGTTATGTATTTCATGAAAAGAACAGGCCTGGTATATTTCATCCGGAAACGGCAACTGGCCTAGGGATTCCCAAGGGGCCTCTATGGGGACAACTGCAGAGAGGAAATGAGGTCGTTTTGCCGGACGGTCGAAGGATTGAACCTTCACAGGTGATGGGAAACGAACGGAAGGGCAGGACTTTCAGTTACATTACCGATACAGCGTACATGCCGGAGATTGCTCCAAGGGTAAAAGGAAGTGACCTGTTGCTTTGTGAAGGTATGTTTGAGGAAGGCCTCGAAGATACTGCAAAGGAAAAGAAGCATATGACTGTTACGCAGGCTGCAACCATTGCAAAAGATGCAGCAGTCAAGAAATTTGGCCTGCTTCATTACAGCCCGCGTTACAGCGACTGGGAACTGAAGGATCTGAAGCTTCAGGCAAGGAAGATTTTTCCGGAAACGATACTTACCAGGGATCGCATGATTTTTGAAATCCCGAATGAGGACTGA
- a CDS encoding diphosphate--fructose-6-phosphate 1-phosphotransferase, which translates to MMGDLLLIHGGAPTAVINSSLYGAICEARHSKEISHILASRAGIAGLWSNRFIDLTDIPQSRLELLKSTPGSAIGTGRDHLEPEDYEKLAELLEKRKISYVLMTGGNGTMDTCRKLSQACAPRGIVVDGIPKTMDNDLEGTDHSPGYPSAARFIAGSVKEVAQDVKGLAIHVVVIETFGRDAGWITASSALARENPGDAPHMILYPEIPFDEAKFLKRVKELFEKNGEVVVVASEGLRYADGTPIVEPVFSVGRSVYFGDVAAYLSQLIMKKLGIKARNEKPGILGRASGMWASEIDKEEAIACGRKAVQLVLQGKQAYMPVIHRISTDPYQSVVDAVPIDDSVLQAKAMPAAYLDPDTYDVNDAFVDWLRPLIKPELPSYVSFLDDKEIKR; encoded by the coding sequence ATAATGGGTGATTTGTTGCTTATACACGGAGGTGCACCGACTGCGGTCATAAACTCTTCCTTGTACGGGGCTATCTGCGAAGCAAGGCATTCGAAGGAAATTTCGCACATACTTGCCTCTCGGGCCGGTATAGCAGGACTTTGGTCCAATCGTTTCATTGACCTTACTGATATACCCCAGTCCAGGCTGGAGTTGCTGAAATCGACCCCAGGATCTGCCATTGGTACAGGACGAGACCATCTTGAACCGGAAGATTATGAAAAATTGGCAGAGTTGCTGGAAAAACGCAAGATTTCCTATGTGCTGATGACAGGTGGCAATGGCACGATGGATACCTGCAGGAAACTTTCGCAGGCCTGTGCTCCCCGGGGAATTGTAGTCGACGGCATTCCTAAGACCATGGACAATGACCTTGAAGGGACCGACCATAGCCCCGGTTATCCATCTGCTGCCCGCTTTATTGCCGGTTCCGTCAAGGAAGTTGCCCAGGATGTGAAAGGTCTTGCAATCCATGTCGTCGTCATTGAGACATTCGGACGTGATGCCGGTTGGATTACCGCATCAAGTGCCTTGGCCCGGGAAAACCCTGGTGATGCCCCCCATATGATCCTTTATCCTGAAATACCCTTTGATGAAGCAAAATTTCTCAAACGGGTCAAGGAATTGTTTGAAAAGAATGGGGAAGTAGTCGTCGTTGCCAGCGAAGGTCTGCGTTATGCTGACGGTACACCTATAGTGGAACCTGTCTTTAGCGTAGGCAGGAGCGTCTACTTCGGAGATGTCGCTGCCTATCTGTCACAATTGATCATGAAGAAGCTTGGTATCAAGGCACGGAACGAAAAACCCGGTATCCTCGGTCGGGCTTCAGGCATGTGGGCAAGTGAAATTGACAAAGAAGAAGCCATTGCATGCGGAAGAAAAGCTGTCCAGCTTGTCCTTCAAGGCAAGCAGGCATATATGCCGGTAATCCACCGCATCAGTACTGATCCCTATCAGAGTGTCGTTGATGCCGTACCGATTGATGACAGTGTACTGCAAGCCAAGGCAATGCCTGCAGCTTATCTGGATCCCGATACCTATGATGTCAATGATGCATTCGTTGACTGGCTGAGACCTTTGATAAAACCGGAATTGCCGTCCTATGTTTCATTCTTGGACGATAAGGAGATAAAAAGATGA
- a CDS encoding LacI family transcriptional regulator, whose product MAAVKLKDIAKEAKLSISTVSRILSGDTSRKANVQTVERVMQIAKDLGYFDAQVKKISANTAKTPINVGCVFTSDHESFVSPFFSQILLGIQEELQKAETQFDCRFYTFNLTESGFAGALEDIHLDGAIILGRTSLDTVSKLKRTIPDIVYCGINSMNQGIDEVTCSAYQGVRDEITYLYGLGHHEIGYIGPTDKQQQVFNEHRYRGYIDGLSACGLVFDGRFVEDCYLSAADGYNGLKHMYGSTGLPSALICANDAVAMGVLRAAGELGISVPDRLSLVGFDNVEAAAFTRPSLTTVDVPKLELGHVAVKILLDRIHGGHVSQLNVQIPFSLVERESCLRRI is encoded by the coding sequence ATGGCAGCAGTAAAACTCAAGGACATTGCAAAAGAGGCAAAACTTTCCATTTCTACGGTTTCACGTATACTTTCCGGAGATACCTCCCGTAAGGCAAATGTACAGACTGTCGAAAGGGTTATGCAGATTGCAAAGGACCTAGGATACTTCGATGCCCAAGTGAAAAAAATTTCCGCCAATACTGCAAAGACACCCATCAATGTCGGCTGTGTATTTACCTCAGATCATGAATCATTCGTTTCACCGTTCTTTTCCCAGATACTTCTTGGTATTCAGGAAGAACTTCAGAAAGCTGAAACACAGTTTGACTGCCGTTTCTATACTTTCAATCTGACTGAATCCGGTTTTGCAGGAGCTCTTGAAGATATACATCTGGATGGTGCCATTATCCTGGGAAGGACCAGCTTGGATACTGTTTCCAAATTGAAGCGTACGATTCCAGATATCGTCTATTGCGGTATCAATTCCATGAACCAAGGTATTGACGAGGTAACCTGCAGTGCCTACCAGGGAGTCAGGGATGAAATTACCTATCTCTATGGACTTGGGCACCATGAAATAGGATACATAGGACCTACGGACAAACAGCAACAAGTATTCAATGAGCATAGATATCGGGGATATATAGATGGACTGTCTGCCTGCGGACTGGTTTTTGATGGCCGTTTTGTCGAAGACTGTTACCTGTCTGCCGCCGACGGCTACAACGGACTGAAACACATGTACGGATCCACAGGGCTTCCATCAGCATTGATCTGTGCCAACGATGCCGTAGCGATGGGTGTACTCAGGGCAGCCGGAGAACTTGGGATATCTGTTCCTGATCGCCTTTCATTGGTAGGTTTTGACAATGTCGAAGCTGCTGCCTTTACACGTCCGTCTCTTACTACCGTTGATGTTCCAAAGCTGGAATTGGGACACGTTGCAGTCAAGATACTGCTTGACCGGATACATGGCGGACATGTCTCCCAACTGAACGTACAAATTCCTTTTTCCCTCGTGGAACGTGAATCTTGTCTAAGGAGAATATAA